The following coding sequences lie in one Primulina huaijiensis isolate GDHJ02 chromosome 2, ASM1229523v2, whole genome shotgun sequence genomic window:
- the LOC140970604 gene encoding protein kinase STUNTED-like: MRLAGTPAVVESCSGESCGGNAVVVVGVKLDSRSRELLTWALVKVAQTGDRVIALHVLDPSTDKTSLISLAKTFDSVLAAYEGFCNLKQVDLKLKVCRGSPVRKILSREAKSCGATGLIVGTSEVRHRIRSRISLAKYCAKNLQNNISVLCADNGKILFQRESAASNVLEFNSCDVSESRSERRRTTPQTPLNLSPTRVLSSSSSKNAGSSMALVPIKTHRILESTSGWALLRNIFLHRKKLPEVSSRKSSILQWMFLKLPGRQSVAAIYPDQKQITSSCKKDCSLEMDQEESAIVVSDDTYSVAYSSKIFSELKGVGEKYYTTCQSFNFQELLQATNNFAHENLIGKGGSSEVYRGCLQGGKELAVKILKPSDDALEQFFSEINIITSLHHKNIITLVGFCLEDDRLVLVYDLLSRGSLEDNLHGTQKFGKSFGWKERYKVALGVAEALDHLHNKAEPIIHRDVKSSNILLSDDFKPQLADFGLSTWASSCSRHIGPSDVTGTFGYLAPEYFMHGKLDQKIDVYAFGVVLLELLSGRKPIDNGRPTGQESLVMWARHILKKGDISELRDPDLASDYDNDQVEKIVSAATLCIRDSPQSRPEISFILKLLQGGSPESIERACNKIDSSEDENDILGGPSPTNIQSFLNLALLDLENESDSISSTEQNISVEDYLGGRWSRSTSFD; encoded by the exons ATGAGATTGGCGGGGACTCCTGCAGTTGTGGAATCATGCTCCGGCGAGAGTTGCGGCGGAAACGCGGTGGTGGTGGTCGGGGTGAAGCTCGATTCACGCAGCAGAGAATTACTGACTTGGGCGTTGGTGAAGGTTGCACAGACCGGTGATCGCGTCATTGCTTTGCATGTCCTCGATCCAAGTACTG ATAAGACGAGTCTGATTTCGCTGGCGAAAACTTTTGATTCCGTGCTAGCTGCTTATGAAGGCTTCTGCAACCTGAAACAG GTGGATCTAAAGCTTAAGGTCTGTAGGGGATCACCGGTTCGAAAAATCCTCTCCCGAGAAGCAAAGTCATGTGGTGCAACAGGTTTAATTGTGGGTACTTCTGAGGTCCGTCACAGAATTCGTTCAAGGATCTCTCTTGCCAAGTACTGTGCTAAGAATCTCCAAAATAATATATCAGTTCTATGTGCTGATAATGGTAAGATACTGTTTCAAAGAGAATCAGCTGCTTCTAATGTTCTGGAGTTCAATAGTTGTGATGTTTCTGAATCAAGATCCGAAAGGAGAAGGACCACACCCCAAACCCCTTTGAATTTATCACCCACTAGAGTTTTGTCATCATCTAGTAGTAAAAATGCTGGAAGTTCCATGGCGCTAGTACCCATTAAAACCCATAGAATACTTGAATCCACTTCTGGATGGGCATTGCTTCGCAATATTTTTCTACACAGGAAAAAATTACCTGAAGTTTCTTCTAGGAAGTCATCAATATTGCAATGGATGTTTTTGAAACTACCTGGTCGACAATCTGTTGCGGCTATTTATCCTGATCAGAAACAGATTACTTCATCTTGTAAGAAGGATTGTAGTTTAGAAATGGATCAAGAGGAGAGTGCTATTGTTGTGTCAGATGACACTTATTCTGTTGCTTATTCCTCTAAGATTTTCTCAGAACTTAAGGGTGTTGGCGAGAAATATTATACTACATGCCAATCTTTTAACTTTCAGGAACTCTTGCAAGCAACAAACAATTTTGCACATG aaaatttgaTTGGAAAGGGAGGAAGCAGCGAGGTTTACAGAGGCTGTCTACAAGGAGGCAAGGAGCTAGCTGTTAAAATTCTGAAGCCATCTGACGATGCATTGGAACAGTTTTTTTCTGAAATTAATATCATTACGTCCTTGCACCACAAAAACATAATCACTTTAGTTGGCTTTTGTTTAGAGGATGACAGACTAGTTTTGGTTTATGATCTTTTATCCAGAGGCAGCCTGGAGGACAACCTCCATG GTACTCAAAAGTTTGGTAAATCATTTGGTTGGAAAGAGCGATATAAGGTTGCTTTAGGAGTTGCTGAGGCACTGGACCATCTGCATAATAAGGCCGAGCCAATCATTCACAGAGATGTAAAGTCATCCAATATCCTTCTTTCAGATGATTTCAAACCGCAG CTTGCTGATTTTGGGCTTTCTACGTGGGCTTCAAGTTGTTCACGTCACATTGGCCCCTCTGATGTTACTGGAACATTTGG CTACCTGGCTCCTGAGTATTTTATGCATGGGAAACTGGACCAAAAAATTGATGTCTATGCGTTTGGAGTTGTACTCCTTGAGCTGTTGTCAGGTAGAAAGCCAATCGATAATGGACGTCCAACGGGCCAGGAAAGCTTGGTAATGTGG GCAAGACACATTTTAAAGAAAGGAGACATTTCAGAACTGCGAGACCCCGACTTGGCCAGTGATTATGACAATGACCAAGTTGAGAAAATCGTCTCAGCTGCAACCCTATGTATCAGAGATTCCCCACAATCTCGTCCTGAAATCAGCTTT ATTCTCAAACTCCTCCAAGGTGGTTCTCCAGAATCTATTGAGCGGGCATGCAACAAGATAGATTCTTCCGAAGACGAAAATGATATTCTCGGTGGACCTTCACCAACAAACATCCAATCCTTTCTCAATCTTGCTTTGCTCGACTTGGAAAACGAGTCTGATTCCATTAGCAGCACCGAGCAGAACATCTCGGTGGAGGATTACTTGGGTGGTAGATGGAGTCGATCAACAAGCTTTGACTGA